The window TTGCATCCTCATCAACATCACCACAAAAGAATGTGGCAGAAGTATCACCATGATAGCCCTAGACATCATAATGAATTTCTGTAAGATCATCTGGAAATTTATAAGTGAGAAGAAGCAACAAACTTATAGGTACAAGTAAAGAAATGCAATGTGTTTTCCCACGTCAAAGTGCAGAACAGTATAAGTGTTATAAAACTCGGATTACTACATAGAATAATAAATAGCACCTAAAAGTCCAACATACTTCTTTACTCTTTACCTATGGCAAGTATAGTCTCCATCAGGAGAAGTAATAACTGGTGAATATTTGAAGTGTCAATAACTCATGAAACAGACATACTGACTATTCAACATCTATACAAGGAAATAAGGTTCGATTCAATAATTAGCCTCACAAAATTAAAAGACAACAAAGACAATCATAAATATCCTTTAATTTTACAAGGATTAGACACCAGAACCACTTCAAATATGACTTCTAAAGACTAAATTATTTCTCAGATTGGCCCATAGATGTTTTGTTAACATATGAAGAATATAATAGTACAAATGATTCATACGTTTGACCAATTTCAAGAATATTGCAACTGTAAACAGCATGAATCCAAACTATTGCTTAACAAGGCCAGCTGACTGCTTGACCCAACAATTTAGACACATTGCTTCCAAATCCAAACTAAAAACAGAAATGTGGTGACATTTACACTGACATTGTGATTCCAATCAAGTGAAATTATATGTGCATATGCTCTCCTACATTGTGATTTCAAtcaagtgaaaaaaaaagaagttgaaATTTGGTGACATTTACACTGACAAAGTTGTGTATCAGATAAAAGCCACAAGTAATATCATAAAGGTGAAACATCGGATATTAGAGTTCCCCGTATCTCTTACAAGCTGACTTCATAATTAATTGTTCCATGATAGATATAGAGCTTCAAGGTTCATTAACTTACATTAAGATATACAGTAACatcgatattgatgatatcaCCATCCTGCCAACCAATAAAACAACAGTTAAAATAgctaaaaaaagggaagaaataatGTGTTAGGGCAGCACCTCAAGCGCACGGGAATCTGGTATCCCATGGCAAATACATTCATTTATTGATGTACAAACACTCTTTGGGAAGCCACCATAGCCAAGAGGTGAAGGATATGCTCCATTATCAACAATCATTTGGTGAACTGCTTTGTCAATTTCATCAGTTGTAATACCTGGCTGCCAATAGAAATTTAATCAAGTTTCTATAGACAATAACATTAATATCTATCTAAGCAAATAAATTTCATCCATTATTAAGGTATATGAAGATAAAAGATACAAAGATCATCTATTCACAAAGCATGTGACACAATAGAATAAACTCATGCTTAAGCATCAAAATAAACAATAAATCGCCTCCTCACCTAAATTTTCAACAAAGTATAATATAAAAACTGTTGATGTCAGATACATCCTGAAAGCACTTTTTAAAAGGCACAATATTTCACAGTCCATACATTCTTTTTCAGCTGATAGTCCAGAAACACAGTTCCAGGAGGCTAGTTGGGGTAAAACTTGATTAACCATTTGGATCTTGCAGAACAACTTCAAGGGTCGATATATTTCTCCCCTATGTAAAAACGTGTACAACCATAAGGTAGACTTGGAAAATTTTGTATGAGGATGTCAGTAAGCTCTCAAGCTTCTGATCATAATTGTATCTGATACTGTAAAATTTGAATATCATAACAACTAAAATTCACGATTTTAAGTGAATCTTTATGTTATGTACATGCAGCCAACTGCTGACAACTTCAACATGGGTACTTACTACATGCCATGATTACCGTAGTACTTGCATGATTTAGTTTAATCAttacaaataagaaaaagaaacattgaTAACTTCATCTACCTTTATATGCATGAAAAACAGGTTGAGATATTgctttaagatatttttatagacATAAACATCACAATAGCAGCTATTACACTAATTTTTAAAAACAACTGCATGCACTTTATAGACATAATCATTTATTTTATAATCATCAATGTAGCTGACATAAAAAAGTTGGGACATCACCTTTTGCTGTTGTTGATGATGGATGATGATAATGCTGCTGATACTTGATTGTTTATAGTTTGGTTGCAGAAGTAGTTTAGATCTAGAATTAAAATATGATTCAGGAATTGCATTGCTGATGATTCAAGTCATCAAACATAGATTAAGCTATACTAAAACTTCCGGTCATTAATGAACAAGGTATGCATATGTTTTATCAATTAGCTTAAACAGAATGCCAAAACCAGAATCAGGGTGCAAAAAGGATTTTCATAAatgccaatcaaataatcaattaCCTGAACAAGAGTTCCAGCATATTCCAATACTTGCGCAGCAAGCTTTCCAGATGCCCGCATGCATTCTTTTCCCATTTCATCATGAATTTCAGGTCCACTAGCAATTCCCGGTGTGTGATGAGAATTTACATATGGAGGCTTCAATATGTGATCTGGCACATGTAGACGAGGGGAAACTTTTCCAGGTTGCAGAAGTTTGCGTTTATTGTTTATCAGGTCATCTTTACTTCTGTTAAAATAGCAAAGAAATTAGAAAAGTTTTCAATTGTtacaaatcatgaaaaatatgctACAAATGTTTCAGACTAGCTAAATTCAGTAGATCCACGTCTTCCAACATCAACTTGTCTCGCATCAAATAGACTGATCATTTCAAGTACTTTTAAGCACTCAGCAAATGTGAAACTTAACCCTCCCTATATACCAATTGCAAATGTGAAACTTAATGCTGCCTGTGAATTAAATAGGCAATCCAGAGCTCAACAGGAAACTTTTTGAATTACCAATGAGTTGCAAAACTATAACGAATGGACCAAATAAAGAAACAGGTTCCTAGACCTATGCTATAGACCTATGCTTTAAATTCTCTGCTTAGTAAATGCATACATAAGAAGTCACTACAACGGAAATTTGCAGAGTTTATCCACCAAATCTGAGAGCTAGAAGGCAGACTAATTCCTGCAAAGTTAATATAACACCTTAAACTTTTAAACTTCAATGATATAACCGATCTAGAACTATGACGAATCTAAATAAT of the Musa acuminata AAA Group cultivar baxijiao chromosome BXJ2-10, Cavendish_Baxijiao_AAA, whole genome shotgun sequence genome contains:
- the LOC135625298 gene encoding methionine aminopeptidase 1D, chloroplastic/mitochondrial-like isoform X2 yields the protein MAACTSSLQPRLLSSIFGDRLVHSSTPFLGRNPGFKNASIQFSRTLCNLADILFNRRSKDDLINNKRKLLQPGKVSPRLHVPDHILKPPYVNSHHTPGIASGPEIHDEMGKECMRASGKLAAQVLEYAGTLVQPGITTDEIDKAVHQMIVDNGAYPSPLGYGGFPKSVCTSINECICHGIPDSRALEDGDIINIDVTVYLNGYHGDTSATFFCGDVDEDAKKLVQVTRECLQKAILRCAPGVEFKQIGKTIQYATS